The genomic DNA TCGTCACTGGACACGTCTGCCACCGGGTCTGACGATGCGACACCGGTGGTACTGAAGATGGTTTCCGGCAGACGGAAATTACGCAGCTTCAGCAGTGCCAGCGGGCCTTCTCCCGCTTCGGTACGCAGGGTGTAATTGAGCGAGCGACCATCCTGTGCTTTCCAGCTCAGGCTGTAGCTGCTGCCCACGCCCGGATAGGCTTTAACGCTGGCTTCATCGAGCAGACGGATTAGGCCCCAGCGCCCCGGTATATCCGCGTACTGACGGGTCCCGGCCTGAGTACTAATCCAGCTCAGGTTCGCGCCGGGGGCTTCCGTATCTGCAGGCCACGTGAAGCGCTTCCACACCGGCATTTGATTCACGTAGGTCAGTTTCTGGCTGTCAATAATCATGTCGGTCTGCATCACGCCATCAGCGGTGCCCGGACGAAGCTCAAAGTTCATGCCAGCATTGCCTTCCGTGAAGGCCACATCCGAGATGTGGCTCAGGGTGTTGATGGCATTGAGGAATGCTGGATTAAACACCAGCCCCTGCGAATTGATGCTGTCCGGTACCCAGTGGTTGCCCTCTTTATGCAGCACGCCCTTAAGACGGGTCTGCAGGAATTGGGCGATACGCCCGGAATCGGCATTCAGATATTTAGCCAGCAGCGGCAGAGAAACATCACTGCTGGAGTTATTAAACGGATAACGGCCCCCAAATGCACTGTTCCACTCCGCCACCACCGCCTGCTGCCATTGGGTATTGAGGCTGTCGGCTGCCGGGGTCAGCACCTGCTGCCAGGCCTGCTCCATCGGGTTTACAAACACCGAGCGACCGAAGCCACTCCATTCCTGGCCCAGACCGGCGGCCATCAGGCTGCCGTAGTCACGGGTTTCGGTGAGGTCCACGGCTTTACCCTGGAATACGGTCTGGGCAATGGTCTGGGTCATTGCCTGCGGGTCGGCGGCATTGGTCACCTGCTGCAGGCGCAGACGCACCTGCGTCACGCGGGTCAGGAAGGACTGCAGACTTTGCCCCTGTACACCTGAACGGTTCTTGTCCATCAGCGCCAGTACCGGGCCAAAGGTCGCATCCAGCGGACCATGAACGCCGGCACTCTGGTCAATGGCATCATTGTTATCACCGCCGAGCAGATTTTTGGCCGATTTCACCAGGGAATCCGAAATGGCTTCGCCCGTCTGCCCGGTACGCCCCTGCACATTCAGGGTGTTCATCAGCGCAACCAGAGGTGACTGACGCACATCGGCCATCAGGGTGAGCTGGTCAATTGAATCAGACAGCGTGGTGGCCCGGTTCCATCGCAGGCTGTTCAGAAATGCCAGCCAGGCTCCGCCAAAGTCAGCAAAGTACCGCTCCGTCAGGCGCTTTTTCAGTGCTTCCGGGGAGGTTTCGTCCTGCGTTTTCGCCTGACGCCTGCCGTCAGTGAGCACCCAGTCGAGTTCGTCCCGGCGGGCCTTCACCACCTTCTCGATGGCAGGCTGCACCGCCTGCTCCCAGGCCTGGCGGATAAACATCCCCGGCACGACTTCATGAGTGCTGAACAGACGGGATGCATCGGTATCGCCGGTCATGTCTTCGAGGCGCATATCGACATACAGGTGTGCCACCCCGGAGAGCATCTTCTGGTACAGAGCCGATTCGCTGTTACGTACTCCCATCAGGCGAACCAGCAGGGAGCGGGCCTGGCTGACCATGTTTTCATCGGCACGGAGTTTCCACTCCGGGTGCGCGACCAGCTGCGCGCCCCAGAACGACAACAGAGACGGAGCCATCCCCAGCCAGACACCGTCTTTCACACCGTTACGCTTCGGCCAGTCATTCAGCAAAGCAGAGCTGAACCAGGCGGCATCCATATGCTCCGGACGCGCCAGCATCAGGTAGAGTTTGAGCTGGTCATACGTGCTTTTTGCCATCTGTTCACGCAGCGGGCTACCCGGCGGCAACGCATTAAAGGCACTGACCTGCATCTGCAAATGGTCAGCAGCCGCATCCCGCAACAGCGGCAGAGCGCTGTCCTGATAACGTGGCCAGAGGGCTGCCAGCAGGGCGTTATTCTGGCTCAGCCCAGCCTGCTCGTACCACGGCACGCCGTGTTCAGACCGGTATTGCAGACGGGCCAGCGTTTTCTGTAGCTCAGACAGCGCGTGCAGACGCTGTTCCAGCGGCTGGTTTTGTCGTGCGGCAAGTGCAGCCTGGGCATTCGCACCGTCAATCTGGCTGCGGTTGGTCACGTACGCTGTCCCCATCCACGCCGCCCAGCCCACCATTGCCACGGCGACAGCAGATGCCAACAGCTTACGCCATGGAATGCCTGGCTTGCGCGGACGCAGTCCGGCAGGAAGTGTCCGGACTGACTCCGGCAGAACCTCCCAGCGATTATCCATGCCCCAGTGATGCGCCACTGCGCGCTCAGCCCCCGCAGAAGGCTGGCTGAACACCACACCGGCCAGCGGCAGCGGTCGGTACGGATTGAGCATCACCGACAGCGGTGTGGTCACGCTCTGTGGCTCACGAATGAGCTGGTCGGCAAGCGCCAGTAAGAAGTTATGTTTCACTTCACCGCAGGTCTGCTGCAGGCCCAGTGAGGTCAGTTCCGGCGCCAGGGCGGAGAGTTGCTCTGCTAGTCCTTCGGTGCGACAACCGGCAGGCAACAGACAGCCGGCTGCCTGTACAACCCGTCCTTCCGGCTTACCTGCTCGCGGGTGCAGGGACCAGACATACAGCGGGATCTGCCAGCCAAGCGCTTCCATACGTGCGCTGATGGCGTGAGACAGGGAATCCATGGTGCTTTCAGACGGTACCGTCAGCGGCAGCTCCAGCCCAGGTGCTGACAGCTGGTCAAAGGCCGAGGTGACCCACACCATGCCATCCACCGGACGGCGGCGCAGTTTGCGCAGTGCGGTCAGACAGGCACTGTCTGCTGGCGTGTTGAGGTCACCGCCCCACAAC from Enterobacter ludwigii includes the following:
- a CDS encoding ImcF-related family protein → MTTGNSSWRGGWGRLGFSALIAGGIAWLIWHFGDQIGLHTTVTKSLAFASALFLLLMLRHGKTISLAIKQGWHRFQAKRKNVLPADEGRVKQTAPRNVTVDTIRDAMRNLYGRRWGRKTRILLVTGTVTEVDQLTPGLTDQLWQEDRGTLLLWGGDLNTPADSACLTALRKLRRRPVDGMVWVTSAFDQLSAPGLELPLTVPSESTMDSLSHAISARMEALGWQIPLYVWSLHPRAGKPEGRVVQAAGCLLPAGCRTEGLAEQLSALAPELTSLGLQQTCGEVKHNFLLALADQLIREPQSVTTPLSVMLNPYRPLPLAGVVFSQPSAGAERAVAHHWGMDNRWEVLPESVRTLPAGLRPRKPGIPWRKLLASAVAVAMVGWAAWMGTAYVTNRSQIDGANAQAALAARQNQPLEQRLHALSELQKTLARLQYRSEHGVPWYEQAGLSQNNALLAALWPRYQDSALPLLRDAAADHLQMQVSAFNALPPGSPLREQMAKSTYDQLKLYLMLARPEHMDAAWFSSALLNDWPKRNGVKDGVWLGMAPSLLSFWGAQLVAHPEWKLRADENMVSQARSLLVRLMGVRNSESALYQKMLSGVAHLYVDMRLEDMTGDTDASRLFSTHEVVPGMFIRQAWEQAVQPAIEKVVKARRDELDWVLTDGRRQAKTQDETSPEALKKRLTERYFADFGGAWLAFLNSLRWNRATTLSDSIDQLTLMADVRQSPLVALMNTLNVQGRTGQTGEAISDSLVKSAKNLLGGDNNDAIDQSAGVHGPLDATFGPVLALMDKNRSGVQGQSLQSFLTRVTQVRLRLQQVTNAADPQAMTQTIAQTVFQGKAVDLTETRDYGSLMAAGLGQEWSGFGRSVFVNPMEQAWQQVLTPAADSLNTQWQQAVVAEWNSAFGGRYPFNNSSSDVSLPLLAKYLNADSGRIAQFLQTRLKGVLHKEGNHWVPDSINSQGLVFNPAFLNAINTLSHISDVAFTEGNAGMNFELRPGTADGVMQTDMIIDSQKLTYVNQMPVWKRFTWPADTEAPGANLSWISTQAGTRQYADIPGRWGLIRLLDEASVKAYPGVGSSYSLSWKAQDGRSLNYTLRTEAGEGPLALLKLRNFRLPETIFSTTGVASSDPVADVSSDDGEVY